GCATTATTATATCGCACCCCAGCATTTTTGGGCCCAGACGCGCATCATCCTTAATCCAGTTCATATTTTGTTTGCTAATCCACCCCCCTCCATTGAcagattttgtaaataataaaaatagttttcttttatattcttttgcttgttaattgaattttgcttaaacaaaaataataaaaatggctTTCTACCCAAATTAGTTTTTTTTGAGAtatttgttttattaaattttttaattgttgattttcttTGAGTTTTGGTTGGCTCTCACATGGAAAATAAATAGTTCTTTTAGTTTTAATTCATGAAAATAGTTTTGCaatgaataaaaatacaaaaatggtATGTTACTTGtgaatatttcattttttttagtatagattttaatcctttctttttgtgaatattttcatatttagaGAAATGTCTAAAATATCCCTAGTTGTTTAAAGTTGATTTTGGTCAACTTAAACTactttcttcttagttaattcccCTTAGATGTTAGTTTGGTCTTAATTAGGATTAGTCTTGTAAATTAcaattagattagagaataggttagttccccttgttcattctttttcttttcaatcttaaaaaaacctaataaataccgacgaggatcataccgctactatttttcgtagtaggaaagaaatgattggggcgtaggccccggtgtatttcttttctacttagcggaagagaaatgattgaggcgtaggcctcggtgtatttcttaaccactatttagagaaacgattggggtgtagacctcgatgtgtgTTCTCTAAATATTCTAAATACTCAAAActttttttggtatgatctaagtcaaaaataaactcccttaaaaaacacccaaccaaaaatactcaaaacatctaataaatgatcagatttaaaataagtaaggaagtggtgcgaagccttgtagtgggttttgtcatcatggaattacaataaaagacacaaaccaaagttcATTCTGCTGcaaagaacaagttaagtccattcaaaaagtaggcgtgtaagtctccaaaggtcgagcatcgtggattgtgaccttaacctctgttcacctaaaacacacaaaacaaatggaaactatggagccgaactacggtagctctgattcctggtaagggatacgtaggcattgggtcgcggggcctaagcgagtacacttgtaaataattccttcttttccccgtatttcttttgcattcattcgcatttaggtttagacatatatatacaccctttagatagaaacaaacataggtggataccatcgagtacgataggcgtgaggggtgctagcaccttccccttgcgtaactgactcccgtaccctgttTCTCTGGTCGAAaaaccttgttcttattctttgttaggtttcctgatattcctttcccttatgggataaatatattagtggcgactctgatccatttttcgcggtagcgacacataATTATGAAATCTGTAGGGATGTAGAATTGTCCAATAAGGACGCGTTCGTTCTCAAGAACACCTACAGGATACTCGACAGATTGGTCTGCAAGTTGTACTGACATCTTGGTTGGTCTTAGGTCTCCCATGTTAAGTTTCTCGCAAATAGACAAAGGCATTAGGATAATActagctcctaagtcgcacaaAGCTTTGTCTATGACAAATTTTCCTATATTGCAAGGTATGGAGAAATTTCCTGGGTCTTTCAGCTTaggtggaatttaattttgaattatagCACTACATTCGGCAGTGAGTGTTACGGTCTCGTTGtcttctaatttcttcttattcgataggatttcttttaggaacTTAACATATGAGGGCATTTGGGTAATGGCTTCTGTAAACGAAATTATAATGTTCAACTGTTTAAGAAGTTCGACAAATTTCTTAAACTGCCCTATGCTTTTAGATTTCTCGAATCTTTGAGGATACGGGATAGGTGGTTTATAAGGTGGTGGAGGTATGTATGGCGCTTCTTTTTCCTCCGTCTCGCCTTCCTTGTCCTCTTTCTCTTTCGGGTCACTTGGTTTATCCTTGGGTCTACTTTCCTCCTCAGTTGTCTTACTAGGGTTTTGGAACATAGCAGGGTTTTTAAGCCTAGGGTCAGTCGGTTTGTCCATCTCTCTACCACTTCGCAGAATAATAGCATGAGCATGTCCTTTTGGGTTAGGTTGTGGCTGTCCAGGAAATGTCCCAGCAGGTGCGaaagtaggtgcttgttgttgtgcCACTTGAGATTTGTGTCTCAAGCATCTTATTGTGAGTGGCCAACGCGTCTACTTTAGTCGCTAAGTGTTTGATTTGCTCATTGGTGTGCACGTTTTGGTTTAGGAAATCCTTATTAGTCTGAGTTTGAGTGGCTATGAAATTTTCGATCATTACTTCTAAGTTAGACTTCCTAGGGACGTTAGGAGCAGCGAAGGGTTCCTTTTGATATCCAGGTGGTACACCGGGCGCTTGACCAGGTGCGTACAAAGCATTATTGTTCTTGTACAAGAAGTTAGGGTGATTCTTCCATCCAGGGTTATATGTGTTTgagtaagggtttccttgagcatagtttactggtTCAGGGGAAACTCCTGTCAAAAGATGGCACTCGGGGACAGCATGTCCAGACATCACGCATATTTCGCAATAGTAGTCACGGCGGCTACAGGTGCTATAGTGAGGTTTTCGATCTTCTGAGTTAGGGCGTTTACTTTGGAGTTAACGCGGTCGAGGCTACTTATCTCGTACATACCACTCTTCGTTGAAGATTTCTCTCCAAAAGTTTTCTATGACTGAGCTTTCTCGCTTCCCCATTGATAATGGTTTTGAGCCATACTCTCAATAAGTGCGTAGGCATCGGCATATTCTTTATCCATCAGTGCGCCACCTGCGGCGGCGTCAATTGTAAGTCTCGTATTGTAGAGGAGACCATTGTAGAAGGTGTGGATAATTAGCCATTATTCTAAACCGTGATGTGGACAGAATCTAATCATGTCCTTGTATCTTTCCCACGCTTCGAATAAAGGCTCGTTGTCTTTTTGTCTAAGTTCATTGATCTGGGCTCTTAGCATGAAGGTCTTACTAGGTGGAAAATAACGTGCCAGGAAGACTTTCTTAAGTTCATTCCAGGTCGTGACAGAATTGGCGGGTAAAGACTGGAGCCAAGCTCTAGCTCTATCCCTCAATGAAAAAGGAAACAAGCGCAGTCGGATAACTTCTGAACTGACACCATTTGCTTTTACAGTGTCTGTGTATTGCAAGAACACTGACAAATGAAGGTTAGGGTCTTCCATTAAATTTCCAGAAAATTGGTTTTGTTGTACAGCTGACAACAAGGACGATtttagttcgaaattgttcgcctcaatagCAGGGGCGAAGATGCTATTGTGTGGTTCAGCTTGCGAAGGAATAGCATATGACTTGAGAGGACGTGGCTATTCTCCCATGGTTGAttcttcaactggttcagaagtaGGATTAGGAACAAGAGTGCGAGTTCGTCGTAATCGACATGATACAGTGATAGAACGCTCCGGTTCGGGAATTGGCAGCACTAAGTCTTCACTTCGAGAGCGAGTACTTGGCATGCACAAAGGGAATTAGAGTAATTAAGTTGCCTTAGTCTCTACAACGTAACAGTTAATTACGATATCGACTAAAttagtccccgacaacggcgccaaaaacttggtcGCGACAAAATGGGGTATGTctgtgattatgactgcaagtgcacagtctatcgcgtagttttaaaagatatcgaacccacagggactaagaatcgacctaatgTAGTTAATCGCTACTACGTAAATCTAATGCTAATATCTAATTGACTATGATTAGACGGGGAAGTAAAAGGAatataattgaattaaataaGCGGGAATATTATTGGTATGTAATGGTTGGACGTCGTGGATCTAGTAAACTATCAACGTGAATCGTAATTTAAAATACTCGTTCTGTAGAAATCACttgtttaaaaaccttcctctcacactctcgtgtttattgattacgatctcattattaaacctaagtgagcgctctcgctgtatcaaataaattttaaaatgatttttgaaaaccgaTGAAGTCTAATTaaccttaaagcgctctcgctgtatttaaggttaatgttTAATTCCTACGGTctagttaaaatctcaaactctcgtttttattgatcctaacttctattatttttaactctcgttacaaaacagTTGAATTAAGCACTAGAAATTAATACcagataaataaatttcattaataaaataCGTCGAAAGTATTACTCGATTCCCTCGGttatgtgaccttacataccgaTAAAAAGTATTTAGCCGGACATTATTTTAATAGACGGAACAGAATAAGCATAGCAGATAAATAATATTCCGAGCATAATTCGATAAACTAACATAAACAGAGAATAATAATTAAAGCTAATAAATGAACCTGAATTAAAATTGCTAAACTGTAATGAATAATCTTGAAGTATCAATCCTTGGATACGGAAGAAATATCGATTGCAGAAAATAAACTGAAtctaaaactaaaactaaattcTGGAGCTTAAAAGAAATTGAAACGCAATAGTGTTCCGGTGTGGAAAACTATTGCAGAGTGTTGGttcagaaagaaaataaaattgcaGAAGAAAAATAATACGACACTAGGTTAAAGTTCGTAATCCTTTCAATTAGTGTTGACGGGTATTTATAGAGCTGCTTCAGATTCTTGGTCTTGAGTTTGTTTCGTCTCAGTTGCTCTTCTTTCGGAGGAGAAAATGGCGGAGAGAAGATAGCGTGAAAACATAGTCTCTTCTGGGCTTGGGTGTGTGACTTAACGTCACACACTAATATTCAAAGGGGGTGCCGACCGGCGGGAGGGGGTGTGTGCCGACCGGAAGGCACTTCAATATGCCCCACGTCACGTGCTCCACTTCCTGTGCGCGTTGGGCTTGCTTGCAGTCTGGGCCTTTGCTTCTTCTTATTTGCACCTCCTTATTTAAGTGTCCTTTTAAGCAATTTCTcttcattttagctccattttccgattatttcttttgcgagctccgattaaataaattcctgaaaacaaatagaaataccggcataatacaaaataaaataataaaatcaaaataaaataggataataatgtatgtaaattaagctaaatatacgatacgttTTCGTATTATCAGATACAAAATAGGATCAATATTTACCGAAccggcaaaaaaaagtttgatatgatggaacaaattaaatttagatgCCTGAGTGACACTGAGATCGCATTACATCATATCATTTGTGCCATATATGTGAGCAATCCAATCTTTCATTAGTTTTCTCATTATATGCATGGTTGGTGTCTGAAATTCATTTAGAGTATGCTGAGAGGCGGCTGCTGAAATCCATATAAAAGAGGGAACTAACAACTATAGTATTTGCTGTTTGCTGTGTAGAAATGAAAGCATTGCTTAATAAGGAGGCACTTTATAATTATAATAGACTTAGAGCATAGAAGCCCGAAGTTCCTTATTGAATAATGGTGGACTTCAAAATTAATGGGTTTTGAAACCCATTTCAGATACCTTGATGGAAGGCTTCCCAGCATCTTCCCTTTATATTTACTGAAATCTATTACTCTGTCTCTGCCCGAGTTGCTTCTCCGCTGCTGATgcttttgactttgatttgttaTACAACAAGTATTCCtccttaattttttaaaagagtgATATTTAGCAGTATGTGGGAATTAGGTTATTGAGATCAAAAGTAGTGCGAGTAACATTAGGTCtaacaatttttattaaaactgaTGAGCAAGAGAAGAAGGATGAAGAGGGTAAAGTTGAGGAAGTAGATGAAGAGAAGGAAAAggaggaaaagaagaagaaaaagattaagGAGGTATCTCATGAGTGGTCTTTGGTGAACAAGCAGAAACCTATCTGGATGAGGAAGCCTGAAGAGATTACAAAGGATGAGTATGCTGCTTTCTATAAAAGTCTTACTAATGATTGGGAAGAGCATTTGGCTGTTAAGCACTTCTCTGTTGAGGGTCTGTTGCAGTTTAAGGCTTTCCTATTTGTACCCAAGAGGGCACCTTTTGATCTCTTTGACACCAAGAAGAAGCCCAACAACATTAAATTGTATCTCCGTCGTGCCTTTATCATGGACAACTGTGTTGAGTTGATGCCTGAATACCTCAGCTTTGTTAAGGGTATTGTGGATTCTGAGGATCTTCCACTTAACATTTCAAGAGGAACCCTTCAACAGAACAAGATTCTCAAGGTCATCAGAAAGAACCTTGTGAAGAAGTGCCTTGAGCTTTTCTTTGAAATTGCTGAGAACAAGGAGGACTACAATAAGTTCTCCAAGGATTTCTCTAAGAACTTGAAACTCGGTATCCACGAGGATTCTCAGAACAAGACCAAGCTAGCTGATTTGCTCAGGTATCACTCCACCAAGAGTGGTGATGAGATGACCAGTCTCAAGGACTATGTTACCAGGATGAAGGAAGGACAGAATGACATCTACTACATTACTGGTGAAAGCAAGAAAGTTGTTGAGAATTCTCCATTCCTTGAGAGGCTTAGGAAGAAGGGGTATGAAGTGATCTACATGGTTGAAGCCATTGATGAATATGCTGTTGGTCAACTCAAGGAATTTGAGGGAAAGAATATGAACAACAAATCCTCCAAGGAGGTCAAAACCACTTCTAAAATACAAGTGCCCAGACAAAAACACATCCCCGTTTCCAAGTCCCAACTTCTAGATGCCATCCTCTCTATCATGCTACATCAAGATGCTGCTCATCACTTTCGCCGTCTCACCTCGTAAGCACTATCAATTTTAATTCACACTTTCCTATATTCATTTCCATTCCAACAACACTTTCTTCTTTTATCACCCACAGATGTTTGGACTCTATACTTCATGCTGAACACAAAACCATCTTAGAAGAGATGCGTTCAGATTATCACCTcaccaattcaatccaaactcaggATGACCACCCTCTTGTACCCAATCAAGACATTCTAACTATGCCAATAATGGGAACGGGAATGTCTATCAGGAGGACATGCAGCAGCTTCAATCACAAAAGTCTATGCTTTCCGATTATGCTTTCAACCTCAGGACTCTTTTGCGTTCTTTCGACCCAACTCCCAACAACGATTATGACAGGGGCTCCAGGTTTGTTGTTACTTTACAAAGGTGAATTTGGGCACTCTTCCTTGACATCTAAAACTTGTAATTATGgatatttgtttgtgttttggAAATATCTTATTAGTAATCAACTAATTATACATATGAATAGAAAATAGGTTTAAGTCTGTTTTATCTAGGAAGGGACGAGGAAAAACTGAATATTATGTTagttattgaatattaatagttaACGAGAGTCAACATGTGCAGCGTCGTTTATAGATCATGTCATATAAACTCTAATTAGGTTATTATCACTAGCAACTGATATTTAGCATTATATGGGAATTAGGTTATTGAGATCAACTCTAATTGTTTATATAATCATGTTAGGACTCACACAATCAAGCTGGCATTGCTTACAATGGAGGTATAGAGCCCCTCCTTAATCTTCTTGCCACTAAGAACGCTTCTGTCCAACACAATGCAACTTTTGCTCTTTATGCTCTTGCTGATAATGAGGTGAAGTTAATTTTCTTGTTCTTTACTTGGCCTGCATTGCCCGTAGCCCTCTTTTAATCATTGATGCTTGTGATATGCTGCCTCTGACATAACTTCTTTGTTTGACAGGTCAATGTTCCTCTTATTATTAAAAGCTGATGGTTTACAAAAACTGCAGGATGTACATTTTAGTGTTCTAGTATGTTCTAGTATGTTCGTTTACTCTTTGCGAATGATATTTTAGTCTTGTTTATCAAGATAACCATTAGAACCTCTTACTAGTTTATTACAAATTTAGTTTCTTTATGGTTTTTGTTTGACCTGCAGCCTACTCAAGAGTGTGTAGCAAAGATGTTAAAAAGAATGGAAGAGAAGATGGAAGGGCGAGTAAGTTTTCTTCCAAGTTATCTGATACTATGACCAATGATTTATTTGTTTAGCCATAAGATAATAATGCAATCAATTCAAGCATTCCTTTTACTGTTGTTTacattattgatttttattgttttataaatTCCTCTTTTGCAGGTATTGAAACAAATGTTGCATCTTATTCAATATGGGGAAAAGAGTGTTAAAAAACGTGTAGCTCTTGCTCTTGCACAAAAGAGTGTTCAAAAACGTGTAGCTCTTGCTCTTGCACAATGGCTACCTAAGGAATAAGATATTTGTTTGGCCTTTACACCTTAGTTGTTTTGTTCATATGCTACTGTATATATTATGGTGATGAtcatgagaatggaaaatgagaTATTTGTTTGTGTTCGATGTATGTATTGTAGATTTACTTGGATGAGCAATATGTAAACAATCCAGTACTTTCTTATGTCACATTCATAGTTGAATGGAAAATGGAAATTTTTGTTCGGCCTCTTCTTGTTTAGACTTCAtgtaaaatatatgatttatgattttgttagttgttgtttCTTCAGTTATCTAATCATTTTTGTTAGTTGTTGTCAACTAGTGAATATATTTTTGGGTTGTATGTTGATATGCTTTTCTTGATTAATACATAATTCTCCattatttttatgtgtatgattttctagtatttGAAATATTATTCTTAGTATAAGAAATATGAAGAAATGTGATgactaaaatagggtgtaaattaaCTTCTTTGTACTAGTGGCGTTACATAATAATGTCTAGTCCCACGTGGTTATATATGTTTCCCAACCGTTATTAAATACATTTTTCGTAGTAGTGGGAGGTGTATGTGTTTCATAGTATCCAAAGGTAAATTGTTATGTTGTATTATTTGTTNNNNNNNNNNNNNNNNNNNNNNNNNNNNNNNNNNNNNNNNNNNNNNNNNNNNNNNNNNNNNNNNNNNNNNNNNNNNNNNNNNNNNNNNNNNNNNNNNNNNtttgagtttgagatgtttttggggtgtgtgagtggatcaaacacatcccatatgatgtttgtggtttgtgggaagcatcactttggtcagaaattcaaaggtttagaggttgagcattttacctctttgaaacttaagaaacttgcattctaagaaagaaagagaaaacctataatttgtgagactttggtgtgaatttgaatgagtgattgacctctatttataggccaaagagtctgaactcagagctttgcaacttgatcaaagtttgatgatttggcttaagagataaaaaggaatcttttacatttaatgcaaaatggttaaagtgaccaaaccatggttaaacttcaagcttcttatcctcttccattctgatcttctaatcagaaaatatcttcaattattgcttctatgcatcattacttgcattatttggcaatttggttcataactttgcaaaaatggcttgaaatttcaagtgaaatggtcactaatgtcaaaattcaaaaccatagctacactccatattttttcatgctcttggacattttggaaagctcatgttacatacttcaaaaccctagttgaaagtttcttcaagatctttaaggaagtgggtgaaaaagatccatgaactttgagaaaaatgaagtttcaagtgaatttttcaaaagatgccaactttgaagctccatatctcttaaatggttgatcttatggaaaaaatttatatgtgtcaaagttgtttattggatcaaaatctacaactttcatgttggaagtttttttcagtttgtaggtgaaattttgagaaattccctttcaaagtttggaaaaaaccatgaaaaacacttagaaatttttctaagtatggaaagtcaaacttttgactttttgattcttgattgattttcttgatttttcttgatcaaatgacttctcatatcatatattgatgatttaaaacttcaaaagtcatggttgaccaaaattccccaaaagtcaatggtgatcttgtacagttgactttttcagacgaatcgcgtttctggagatttcaaatgaaacaggctatcctcatcaaatgaatggtatgaatggatcatattgaagcattagaggatattgagccatggtttgagttgtgacaccatgtcctgattaaaaagtcagttgttcagtgaattaggtcaaaaaaccctaattgtcgacctgatgaaattgatgactgtaggtcttgaattgagatgcaatttccatgggatattgtcatagggattatttgaggatgattgaaacctttgattgacttcctgggggtttttagggtttcccaaatgtgatccctgatttcagtccctgatagttcaaaaccctgatctgaggatttgtctgatcaatctttgtgtaggagatgttatgagccaatgg
The Vicia villosa cultivar HV-30 ecotype Madison, WI linkage group LG6, Vvil1.0, whole genome shotgun sequence genome window above contains:
- the LOC131614045 gene encoding uncharacterized protein LOC131614045, coding for MSGHAVPECHLLTGVSPEPVNYAQGNPYSNTYNPGWKNHPNFLYKNNNALYAPGQAPGVPPGYQKEPFAAPNVPRKSNLEVMIENFIATQTQTNKDFLNQNVHTNEQIKHLATKPQPNPKGHAHAIILRSGREMDKPTDPRLKNPAMFQNPSKTTEEESRPKDKPSDPKEKEDKEGETEEKEAPYIPPPPYKPPIPYPQRFEKSKSIGQFKKFVELLKQLNIIISFTEAITQMPSYVKFLKEILSNKKKLEDNETVTLTAECSAIIQN